GAATTCGCATCGATAAAGCGGGCTGAGCATGCCTCGATGCTGCAGGTCAGCCGGCATGTCATTGAGCTGCGCCAGCTGGAAGCAAAGATCATGGCCACGGTCCATCTGCAACGACGAGTAGCAGTCAGTGCACTCACGCAGGCAGACCGCAGGACGATAACGACGCGACTGCGCTCGGAGATCGAGAACTGGTACAGTCATGGGTGTCTGATCTCGCGGCCGGAATTGGACAATGTCCGGCTTCACGATACGATGGGATGGTTGAATGCGCGGTACTACCATCTGCTTCTCATTCTCTATTATCCATGCCAGTTCAACTCGGGGTCTTCGGCGCAGGGAACTGCCCGGGTTACTGCGTTGCTTGAGCTCGTCCGCAAGTTCACCCAGTATAACCGCGTCCTGCTCAGTCACCAGCAGCTACCCCTGAACCGGGTAACGCTGAGCCGACTGTTCCCGCCGTGCTTGATCCTGATATACTGCTTCTCCCACGGCAGTACAAGCAGTTTCCACGCGCGGACTGAGATCCGCGCCTTTGTCGACATCCTGGACAACTTCCCCGGCTCCTGGGCGCACGCAAAACGACTGGCACGGATCCTCATCGAGCTCGACGAACTGGTCGCGGGCCACGAGGCGTACCCTTTGGAAGTGAATAAAGAGGAATGGCTGCGCTCATTGCGCCGGGAGATGGTGTCATTGCTCGGTGAAACCCTCGGCAAGGCGAGTTGCTACCAGGATTTAATCGACTacgaggagcaggagggaaATCTGTCGTATGCACGGGCAGCGGACGAGTCGCCGAACATGTCTGCGCCGCCGTTTCTGCCTGTTGATCACGACTCGAGCACGATTGTATGCTCGTTCCTGTAGCTTGCAACATCGGTCTGTCTGGCTTATCGCGGCCCCACGTCCCAAAGAGGAAATTTATGTCGGAAGCCCTACTTCGAACTTATTTCGCTGCGATCGCGTGGCCGCCATCCCCGGATTGCGCAATCAGTCTGGACCGgttataaaaattaatcgACTGCTGTTTATCTTCTTGGCTGTGCAGACATACAACATGGCCGACAAAGATGCTAAGCAGCCGTCGACAGCCTCCAGCGCCCAACCTGTAGATGAACCTCGCCGCTTCTTCCGCTGGCACGAGCCTGGCACCAGCAAAGCAGACAAGTGGCTGATCTTCAAGCTGGACTGGTTCCTGCTTAGCTACAGCTGCCTCACGTTCTTCATCAAACAGCTCGACGGGAACAACGTCACAAATGCATACTCGTCGGGCATGTCGGAGGACCTCAACTTCGGGCCTGGCAACGAACTCAGCTGGATGAACACGTACTTCAACGCCggcgtcatcatcggcgggCCCTTTTCCAATCTCATTCTCACCGTCGTCAGACCCCGTATCTGGCTGACCTTCTGCCTCTTCACCTGGTCCTTCTTcgtgctcttcctcttcaaatGCAACCACGCCTCCGAGTTCTACGCCCTCCGCTTCTGCATCGGACTCTTCGAATCAGCCGCCTGGCCTGGAATCCAGTACGTGCTCGGCTGCTGGTACACCAAATCCGAGATCGCGCGCCGCAGCGGCCTCTTCGTCATGTCCGGCGTGCTCGGCCAGATGTTCTCCGGCTACCTGCAAGCAGGCCTATACAAAGGCATGGACGGGCGCGGCGGCATGCCCGCGTGGCGCTGGCTGTTCATCttcgacttcatcctcgccgtgCCCGTCGCCATCTACGGCATAATCTTCTACCCAGACACCCCCGAAACAACCACAGCATTCTACCTAAACGACTGGGAACGCAAACGCGCCCTCGAGCGCATGCAGCTCGACGGGCGCGCCTCCAACCCTTCCCTCAAATTCGACTGGggcttcctccgccgcgtTCTGGCGTCGTGGCAGCTCTACGTCTTCTCAATCGCTTATAGTCTGTGGACGCTCACCTGCGGGTCCTACGTCATGCAGTACTTCACGCTGTGGCTGAAGTCGACAGGGAAATACTCCATCCCGCAGATAAACAACATCCCGACGTCTCTCGGCGCTGTCAATTTCGTCTTCATGCTAGGGACTGGGTACGTCGTTGACATTGTTGGCCCGCGGCGCCGCGGCGCCGTCTGTTTCGCCGTCGGCTGTCTGTGGACATTCTGCTTCGCAATCCTCACGCACTGGGACGTGCCCGAGAAACTGAAGATGACTGCGTTTATTATAACGGGCTGTTATGGGTGCTTTACGCCGCTGCTAGCCGGGTGGGTGAATTCAGTCTGTGGAGGCGACCAGCAGCTGCGCGCGTTTGTGCTGGGGTTTATGGTTTCGCTGGGCCAGGCGGTTGTGATCCCgtttcagcagctgcagtttCCGAGTAGTCAGGCGCCGGAGTTTAGGGAGACGCATGGATGGCCGAGTGGGTTGGCGTTTGTGGTTGCGTTGACGCTGTTTACGGGTGTTGGGATTGATGGCGTGAGATGGGTGGTTGaggggagaaagaggtagTACGCAATTTATATATTGTATTAATGGGTGTTTAAAATGGGAATTTCCAGCGGACATACTCCGCTACTATTAATGCTTTATTCCAAAGATGGACTATAAATACACCCAACCACCCACGTAACCACCCAGGCCCGACATCCAGCCCATCAAGCCACAGCACCATGTCAAACTACATCACAATCAACAACGCAAACCTCGCCTACGACATCTCCGGCCCCGAGCATGGCCCATTAATAATAACCCTCCACGGCGGCCGCGGCTTCGGCGACCACGCGTCCGACTTCAGCGCATACTCAGCCCTAGCCGCGCACACCTACCGCGTCCTCTCATTCACGTACCGCGGCCACGGACTCAGCTCAGCGACGAAGCCGTATACATTCCAGCAAATCGTCGCCGACATCGAGGGTCTGCGAGTGCATTTTACGCGCGGAAATGCGaaagtcgtcatcatcggcggtaGTTTCGGCGGGTTCCTGGCGCTGCAGTACGCGGTGGCTTATCCGGATAATGTATCGCATTTGGTGCTGAGGGGGACGGCGGCGAGTTGGCATCGTCAGTtattcttcttattcttttctttcaaTAATTGTAAGGCTAATTATACCGAAAGACGAAGCGGAGGCCATCAAAACACTGGAAACTCGCCTCCACCGGTCCCCGGGGATGAGCGTCTCCATGCTCAAGGACAAGATCTTTGGATCGTTCGAGAGCGATGAGGAGTTCCGCCTCGTTATGCACGCTGCGGCGCCTTTGTACGCCGAACCGGAGAATTTCGATGCGGATCGCGCGTTGGCGAAGAACCTGGAAACGGTGTTTAATGCCGAAGCACATAGTACGTTTTCTAAACGTTTAGAATGGGGATTAATGACTGACTTGGTGTGCTTGGTAGATGATCTCTACTCTGCCTCGGAGAAGTTCTTTGACTACAGAGATGGACTGAAGAATATCACGGCCAAGACGCTGGTGATTGTCGGGGAGCATGACTGGATTTGTCCGGCGGAGCAGTCGAGGATCATTGCAGGAGGGATACAGGgggcaaggctggtggttgtcCCCGGTGCGAACCATAGTGTGCATCTGGAGAAGAACGACGTTGTGCTGGCGGCTGTGAGGGAGCTATTGGGGAATTTATAGCACTAGACTAGGGTTGATGTATTCAATGTCAGAGTTTGCGGAATTACCCAGCCTGTCTTCGTGTGATTATGTTTGCCATTCATTGCTTTATCACTGGGATTCAGCCTTGTACACGCTCCAAGTAAACCGCATCCTCACCATATTCGCGCAGCTTCCCAGCCAAATCCTCACCCATCACCACGGCCCTAAACCCAAAGCGCGCCCAAAACGCCTCTGTGCCATAAACCGAAACCAGTGCAGCCATCGGATACCTCTGCGCGGCGTCACTCGCAAGCAGCCGTGCAACGCACTCCGCAGCTAGACCGCGCCCTCGGAGTCTGGGCAGGATAGCCACATCGTGGATGTAGTAGTGATCTGCGTCCGCGGGGATCTCATCCAAGACAGAATCCAGAGCCGGCGGGCAGCGGGGGCGGATCGGGTGGGAAATTGCGTAACCACAGAGGCGggcgccgtcttcgtcttcggcttcgtcttccagggcGAGACAGCCGGCTGGGAAGAGGGCGATGCGGTTGATGAATACTTCGGGGCGTTCTGGGAGGCCTGGATGGATTTCATTTGCGACCTGCATGAGGCTGGCGATGTCGTTTGGGGTCAGGGGGCGCCAGGTTGGCATTGTTGGCTTGAGTCTGCTGGTTTGTACTCGTGGGAATTTCTCGTCACCGGAAGATGATTGAGATGATTGACAGTGTAGTGGGAAGTGGAATCTCGATAAAATTTGGTGGGTCAATATAAGAAAAGTTTGGGTGGGGATACCTATGTACTGtgtctactccgtacaaccACAAAAAAGCGACGAATGTCGCATCACTACGAAAAGAATAATGGCAAACTAACCTCAAAACACGGCCTCGGAATAGGCTCTCGGAACCTGGGTGCGACAGGTACACCAAACTTGTAGTAAAGCCATCCACGACGCTTGTCAGCGCGGGCCCGCCTCTTGCCTGTGTGTGAGCAGTAATCCTCGGTCAATTCGAAACGATAGAGGGTCTGAGTCTCGGGATTACCTCGCGGCAGGTCAGGGAGCCGGCCTTCTGCAATCAGCTGGTCGCGAAGTTCGAACAATGGAGCAAAAATATTCGCGTCGTCCGCTACCTGGACGTGGCCGCGCAACTGGTCCCAGAAAGGCTGGAACTCGTCCTTCAACTTATAACGAGCAGCACTCTGCGTACCgatctttctctctcccAGATTGCAGAGCATGGAAAACCATCTGAAATCAAGTCTTCTCTCCACGTGGAAGTCCCGGCAGAGCAACAAGATCACAGCCTCAATATGTGCTCTTGGGCTTAGTATTTTCACAGGGTATCGTTTAGACCACGGCCCGTAGCTTTGGCCGAGACGATATTGTGGAGAGTGCTTATCAATAGGGCCGGGCCACTGTCCAAGCTTTCGTTGCGCAAGACGTGCTGAATGGGTCGAATGGACAATATCAGGATCATCCCGAGCCGGTGCTCCAGCAGGAATCTCGCGAAGCCACCAAAGCAAATGGGATTTGCGATATAGCGACACGATATAATGCCGCGGAATATGAAAATGTGCCTCGGCGACGGGGTGGAACCTGTTTAGCAATAGGTCATTTACTATCGCCTCAAACTTTGCCTTCCGCTCTTCCAAAGTGTTTTCTGGGAGCCAATCGAGGTGCGGATGGCGGTCCTCCCCGAGCTCAGGACAGCCCTGGTCGGTGCACTTGGTGTATTCAGCGTCTGTGATTGCCCGTATAGCGGTCTTGACCTTATCGCCCTCTACCACGATGTCGATGTCCTGGTGTAGAGCCAATAGTATCAGTAAATCCTACTAGGTTCAAATATGTGACTTACAATAGTCTCGCAATCATTCCCAATGGTTCCAACGGTGTTCATGCCAAAGTGTATGTTGGGAGCTCCTGCTTTGTCAAGAAGTCGAGCGAAttccgctgctgcttcgcGTATACTGCTGTATTCCCGTCTCGGCATATTGGGTCAGTGTAATAGTTTCGAATGTTGAGTTGTCGTTTCTATCCGGTCTGTGTTCACCAAGAAGATAGGCACCTTTAATATCCGCCAAACAAGGCCATCTCTAGCTTCAAAACAAGTCAATGGTATGAATGGATTAGGAAAAAGAATACTATGTAGGAATGGCGCAACAAAGACGGTTTAAACTGACATGCTGACTATCAAAAACAGGCCATCAAAGGAACAGGCGagacaaagaaacaaaaacatgAGCGCCTTTGTCAGTAATAAAGTGATATCAAATGTGACCATTGACCTTCGCCTTCCCCTTAGCAATCCAAGCTGCCGTCTTCCCCGACATCCTCTTGAATGCGTGCTTGGTAGGAGCCATGTAGCGGCCTCCGCTCTTCTCTGCATCCCCGGTATGGGACGGTGTTGAAACGTGCTGGCCATTGACATGTATCTCATCCTCCCAAGGTGAAGGTCTGGACTTTCGCTTTCCTGGTTGG
Above is a window of Aspergillus puulaauensis MK2 DNA, chromosome 2, nearly complete sequence DNA encoding:
- a CDS encoding uncharacterized protein (COG:S;~EggNog:ENOG410Q20J), whose amino-acid sequence is MPRREYSSIREAAAEFARLLDKAGAPNIHFGMNTVGTIGNDCETIDIDIVVEGDKVKTAIRAITDAEYTKCTDQGCPELGEDRHPHLDWLPENTLEERKAKFEAIVNDLLLNRFHPVAEAHFHIPRHYIVSLYRKSHLLWWLREIPAGAPARDDPDIVHSTHSARLAQRKLGQWPGPIDKHSPQYRLGQSYGPWSKRYPVKILSPRAHIEAVILLLCRDFHVERRLDFRWFSMLCNLGERKIGTQSAARYKLKDEFQPFWDQLRGHVQVADDANIFAPLFELRDQLIAEGRLPDLPRGNPETQTLYRFELTEDYCSHTGKRRARADKRRGWLYYKFGVPVAPRFREPIPRPCFEVSLPLFFS
- a CDS encoding alpha/beta fold hydrolase (COG:S;~EggNog:ENOG410QDK7;~InterPro:IPR002410,IPR000073,IPR029058;~MEROPS:MER0003537;~PFAM:PF08386,PF12146,PF00561,PF12697;~go_function: GO:0008233 - peptidase activity [Evidence IEA];~go_process: GO:0006508 - proteolysis [Evidence IEA]), giving the protein MSNYITINNANLAYDISGPEHGPLIITLHGGRGFGDHASDFSAYSALAAHTYRVLSFTYRGHGLSSATKPYTFQQIVADIEGLRVHFTRGNAKVVIIGGSFGGFLALQYAVAYPDNVSHLVLRGTAASWHHEAEAIKTLETRLHRSPGMSVSMLKDKIFGSFESDEEFRLVMHAAAPLYAEPENFDADRALAKNLETVFNAEAHNDLYSASEKFFDYRDGLKNITAKTLVIVGEHDWICPAEQSRIIAGGIQGARLVVVPGANHSVHLEKNDVVLAAVRELLGNL
- a CDS encoding uncharacterized protein (COG:G;~EggNog:ENOG410QDI3;~InterPro:IPR011701,IPR036259;~PFAM:PF07690;~TransMembrane:12 (i39-57o90-107i114-133o139-164i176-195o207-230i281-303o323-343i350-369o375-397i409-429o449-470i);~go_function: GO:0022857 - transmembrane transporter activity [Evidence IEA];~go_process: GO:0055085 - transmembrane transport [Evidence IEA]), producing the protein MADKDAKQPSTASSAQPVDEPRRFFRWHEPGTSKADKWLIFKLDWFLLSYSCLTFFIKQLDGNNVTNAYSSGMSEDLNFGPGNELSWMNTYFNAGVIIGGPFSNLILTVVRPRIWLTFCLFTWSFFVLFLFKCNHASEFYALRFCIGLFESAAWPGIQYVLGCWYTKSEIARRSGLFVMSGVLGQMFSGYLQAGLYKGMDGRGGMPAWRWLFIFDFILAVPVAIYGIIFYPDTPETTTAFYLNDWERKRALERMQLDGRASNPSLKFDWGFLRRVLASWQLYVFSIAYSLWTLTCGSYVMQYFTLWLKSTGKYSIPQINNIPTSLGAVNFVFMLGTGYVVDIVGPRRRGAVCFAVGCLWTFCFAILTHWDVPEKLKMTAFIITGCYGCFTPLLAGWVNSVCGGDQQLRAFVLGFMVSLGQAVVIPFQQLQFPSSQAPEFRETHGWPSGLAFVVALTLFTGVGIDGVRWVVEGRKR
- a CDS encoding GNAT family N-acetyltransferase (COG:S;~EggNog:ENOG410PXZZ;~InterPro:IPR000182,IPR016181;~PFAM:PF00583;~go_function: GO:0008080 - N-acetyltransferase activity [Evidence IEA]) yields the protein MPTWRPLTPNDIASLMQVANEIHPGLPERPEVFINRIALFPAGCLALEDEAEDEDGARLCGYAISHPIRPRCPPALDSVLDEIPADADHYYIHDVAILPRLRGRGLAAECVARLLASDAAQRYPMAALVSVYGTEAFWARFGFRAVVMGEDLAGKLREYGEDAVYLERVQG